One genomic region from Argentina anserina chromosome 2, drPotAnse1.1, whole genome shotgun sequence encodes:
- the LOC126782916 gene encoding ras-related protein RABC1-like has product MATTSLNEAEFEYLFKLLMIGDSGVGKSTLLLSFTSNTFEDLSPTIGVDFKVKHVTLGGKKLKLAIWDTAGQERFRTLTSSYYRGAQGIIMVYDVTRRDTFTNLSDIWAKEIDLYTTSPDCIKMLVGNKVDKESERVVTKKEGIDFAREYGCLFLECSAKTRINVEQCFEELVLKILETPSLLEEGSAGVKRNNIFKQKPQTGVSTSGCCSY; this is encoded by the exons ATGGCAACGACGTCGTTGAATGAGGCGGAGTTCGAGTATTTGTTTAAGCTGCTCATGATCGGCGACTCCGGCGTCGGCAAGAGCACGCTCCTCTTGAGTTTCACCTCCAATACCTTTGAAGATCTCTCCCCCACAATTG GTGTGGATTTTAAAGTGAAGCATGTTACTCTTGGCGGTAAAAAGCTGAAGCTGGCAATATGGGACACAG CTGGACAGGAGAGATTTAGAACTCTTACTAGTTCGTATTATAGAGGAGCTCAAGGCATAATCATGG TGTATGATGTAACGCGACGTGACACATTTACGAATTTATCTGATATATGGGCTAAAGAAATTGACCTGTATACCACAAGCCCAGATTGCATCAAAATGCTTGTTGGAAACAAGGTTGATAAG GAAAGTGAGAGGGTTGTCACCAAAAAAGAGGGGATAGACTTTGCGAGAGAATATGGATGCCTTTTTCTCGAGTGTAGTGCTAAAACACGAATAAATGTAGAGCAATGCTTTGAGGAACTTGTCCTAAAG ATATTGGAGACACCAAGTCTCCTGGAGGAGGGCTCAGCAGGTGTAAAAAGGAATAATATCTTTAAACAAAAACCTCAGACTGGTGTGTCAACAAGTGGCTGTTGCTCATACTGA
- the LOC126784004 gene encoding protein FAR1-RELATED SEQUENCE 5-like, translating into MIITDQDPAMTKAITEALPHTFHRFCSWHILNKFSKKLDGLKYQKYYQIFHSCICNSNSAEEFDSRWTEIIENNGLSDNTWLESIYKIRSSWIPTLVNHCFSARMSTSQRVDSQHSFFKNYVFELNLLVDFVVHFKRELLHQRHNELEEDDDHINIEEKPKTAMSLDIEDHMAKVYTRKFFYEVQEQLKESFKYKLELVRENVTHCVFKVIRKNIDTCKFRELTSEKESDFASCRCRKWESERVPYRHVLSYLIKIQDVDKLPIQYIIKRWTKAARQKFVFDSDGLEIKDHIFHFNPFDFKISDLNRIKGILVFSAKAFF; encoded by the coding sequence ATGATTATTACTGACCAAGATCCTGCTATGACTAAAGCCATTACAGAAGCACTCCCACACACATTTCATAGATTTTGTAGTTGGCACATTCTTAATAAGTTCTCGAAGAAGCTAGATGGGCTTAAATATCAGAAGTACTACCAAATATTTCATAGTTGCATATGTAATTCGAATAGTGCAGAAGAGTTTGACTCAAGATGGACTGAAATTATTGAGAATAATGGACTGAGTGATAACACATGGTTGGAGTCGATATACAAAATTCGTTCGTCATGGATACCAACACTTGTAAATCATTGTTTCTCAGCTAGAATGTCAACTAGTCAAAGAGTTGATAGTCAACATTCTTTCTTCAAGAATTATGTATTTGAGTTGAACTTGTTGGTGGACTTTGTGGTTCATTTTAAGAGGGAGCTTCTTCACCAACGCCACAATGAACTAGAGGAGGATGATGATCATATTAATATTGAAGAGAAGCCAAAAACTGCCATGTCCCTTGATATTGAAGATCATATGGCCAAGGTTTATACACGCAAGTTCTTTTATGAAGTTcaagaacaattgaaagaaaGCTTCAAATATAAACTTGAACTTGTTAGAGAAAATGTCACTCATTGTGTGTTTAAGGTCATACGAAAGAACATTGATACTTGTAAGTTTCGTGAACTAACTTCTGAAAAAGAGTCTGATTTTGCTTCATGCAGATGTAGAAAGTGGGAGAGTGAAAGGGTGCCGTATCGACATGTTCTTTCATATTTGATTAAAATTCAAGATGTTGATAAATTGCCTATTCAGTACATCATAAAGAGATGGACTAAAGCTGCAAGACAAAAGTTTGTGTTTGATTCTGATGGATTAGAGATAAAAGATCACATATTCCATTTCAACCCTTTTGACTTTAAGATTTCCGATTTGAATCGGATTAAGGGGATTTTAGTATTTTCCGCTAAagcatttttttag